Proteins encoded together in one Impatiens glandulifera chromosome 1, dImpGla2.1, whole genome shotgun sequence window:
- the LOC124921289 gene encoding DNA-directed RNA polymerases IV and V subunit 4-like: MGDKAGKDFSLPKSKGKTSLKSSVSANGKDSSSAKSKSGRKVQFDSEDSSEIRLNTPTKSGGKFDTSNGDSGKGGKGVKTPAAKQPLELNIEKEIPENAQCLMDCEAADTVQGIQEQMVILSEDPTIKLPIYFDKGLQYAKRNDHYKTPQAARLALEPLKKHGVSDGEICLIGNLCLESIEEVFALVPSLKKKKNKLKEPLTKALSDLASCKNATSEVSE; this comes from the exons ATGGGGGACAAGGCGGGAAAGGATTTTTCACTTCCGAAATCAAAAGGGAAAACTTCTCTCAAATCTTCTG TGTCAGCCAATGGAAAAGATAGTAGCTCAGCTAAGTCGAAGTCTGGCAGGAAAGTGCAGTTTGATTCAGAAG ATTCATCGGAAATCAGGCTTAATACACCCACTAAATCTGGTGGAAAGTTTGATACATCAAATG GTGATTCTGGGAAAGGGGGAAAGGGTGTCAAGACCCCTGCAGCAAAGCAACCTTTGGAGCTTAACATTGAAAAAG AAATTCCAGAGAATGCCCAGTGTTTGATGGATTGTGAAGCAGCAGATACTGTACAGGGAATTCAGGAACAGATGGTGATCTTATCTGAAGATCCAACAATTAAACTCCCTAT ATATTTTGACAAAGGGTTACAGTATGCCAAGCGTAATGACCACTATAAAACCCCTCAGGCTGCCAGACTAGCTCTCGA GCCACTAAAGAAGCACGGTGTTAGTGATGGGGAG ATTTGCTTGATTGGTAACCTATGCCTAGAATCAATTGAGGAAGTATTTGCTCTAGTCCCATCTTTAAAG aagaagaagaacaaattGAAGGAACCTCTTACAAAAGCATTAAGTGATCTAGCTAGCTGTAAAAACGCAACATCCGAG GTCTCGGAATGA
- the LOC124920799 gene encoding BTB/POZ domain-containing protein At5g47800 isoform X2: MKYMKLGNRPDTFYTDEATRTLISDIPTDLVISIHNTTYLLHKHALLPKCELLLTNSNDVISMELHDIPGGEDSFELCAKFCYGIAIQLSARNVVSAFCAAKFLQMTDDQNNSSNLVQKLDLFFKSCILEGWKDSIVALQTTTDLPKWSERFGVVRSCMDSILDKILTPPSKVTWSFTYTRPGYEQKNHRSVPKDWWTEDLSDIDIDLFRCIITAIVKSTATTPFSSQLIGEALHVYLCRWLPLPINQNQTNHVAAESSNGQSEQRKIVEVISGLIPSEKGAVSFRFLMRLLSNVNSLRVSSATKAELIRKAGSQLESAAVDDLLLANHDIDTVRRVVESFLTQNWRKNNRSSVNHNMLIMKIGNLIDSYLQVIARDSRTTVSKFLSLASSLPDIARQDHDHLYKAINNYLKEHPEVKKEEKKRICRILDCTKLSPQVCSHAVRNERLPLRTVVQLLFFSGLDNINITSSTKTTNIPSQQEEEEEMVELDSITHDGCDQSKRKGIRNKEGLDHTSEMMSRNGTPRIQRR, encoded by the exons ATGAAATACATGAAACTGGGTAATCGCCCAGACACCTTCTACACAGACGAAGCTACCAG GACTCTCATCTCCGATATTCCAACCGATCTTGTCATATCAATTCATAACACAACCTATCTTCTTCACAAG CACGCACTTCTTCCCAAGTGTGAGCTCCTGTTAACCAACTCAAATGATGTCATTTCAATGGAGCTTCACGATATCCCTGGAGGAGAAGACTCTTTCGAGCTTTGCGCTAAGTTCTGCTATGGAATCGCCATTCAACTCAGTGCCCGAAATGTTGTCTCTGCATTTTGTGCTGCCAAGTTCTTACAAATGACTGATGATCAGAATAACAGCAGCAATTTAGTCCAAAAACTTGATCTTTTCTTCAAATCCTGCATTCTTGAAGGTTGGAAAGATTCCATCGTTGCTCTTCAAACCACAACGGATTTACCCAAATGGTCTGAACGTTTCGGGGTTGTTAGGAGTTGTATGGATTCGATTCTTGACAAGATTCTTACCCCACCATCAAAG GTGACATGGTCGTTTACATACACAAGACCAGGCTACGAACAAAAGAATCATCGGTCGGTTCCTAAAGATTGGTGGACAGAGGATTTATCCGACATAGACATTGACCTGTTCCGATGCATTATCACAGCCATCGTCAAATCAACGGCTACAACTCCATTTTCTTCTCAGCTGATTGGCGAAGCCTTACATGTCTATCTATGCCGTTGGTTACCACTACCcataaaccaaaatcaaaccaatcatgTAGCTGCAGAAAGCTCAAACGGGCAATCAGAACAGAGGAAAATCGTTGAGGTTATCTCTGGCCTTATTCCTTCTGAGAAAGGAGCTGTTTCCTTTAGATTCTTGATGAGGCTACTCAGTAATGTAAACAGTTTACGGGTTTCTTCAGCAACGAAAGCAGAGCTTATAAGAAAGGCGGGTTCTCAGCTTGAGTCCGCTGCGGTTGATGATCTATTGTTGGCTAATCACGACATTGATACAGTCAGAAGGGTGGTAGAGAGCTTCTTGACGCAAAATTGGAGAAAGAATAATCGATCTTCTGTTAATCACAACATGTTAATCATGAAGATAGGAAATCTTATTGATTCTTATCTTCAAGTAATTGCCAGAGATTCGAGAACTACTGTTTCCAAATTCTTATCTCTTGCTTCATCCTTGCCTGATATCGCTAGGCAAGATCACGATCATCTTTACAAAGCCATCAACAATTATCTCAAG GAGCATCCGGAAGtgaagaaggaagagaagaaaaggatttgcaggattttggactGCACAAAATTGTCGCCACAAGTGTGCAGCCATGCTGTGAGGAACGAGAGGCTTCCATTAAGAACAGTGGTTCAACTCCTCTTCTTTAGTGGACTAGACAACATCAATATCACTTCTTCAACAAAAACTACTAATATTCCATCTCAgcaggaggaggaagaggagatGGTGGAATTAGATTCAATTACACATGATGGCTGTGATCAGAGCAAGCGAAAGGGTATAAGGAACAAAGAAGGACTTGATCATACATCTGAGATGATGAGTAGAAATGGTACCCCAAGAATACAAAGGAGATAA
- the LOC124920178 gene encoding C2 and GRAM domain-containing protein At1g03370-like — protein MKLFVRVIEARNIPGMDQNGLSDPYVKLQLGKQRFKTKVIKKSLNPSWSQEFCFKVEDLKDELIISVLDEDKFFNDDCIGQIKFPVSQVFDSIDKSLGTAWHPLHPKNKKLKNKDCGEIHLTINFLQSNCSLVDSQLEDEQLSTPQKFTESVSDCSVRSSNGSFRSTSPMKLDDSVSSKEDKSHSQTFAGKIAQIFSRSTDKDLASSSTGKTDLPDIQEDAVGDNEVVSDEQPNQSFDELMKTLESKDQETETPNNLPGGVVLDQLYSISSPELNSKVFSPDSTILTSLADLQGNTDLQIGSWKFESGGDSLKRVVTYTKAANRLIKATRANEEHTYVKVDGKTFAVLASVSTPDVPYGGNFKTELLYLITQGPELPSGEPCSQMVISWRVNFLQSTMMKGMIEGGAKQGIKESFDHYANILAQNVKPVEMKDVASNKEQVLASLQTEQESDWTLAVKFFSNFTVLSAIVLGVYVMVHIWLAAPSTIQGLEFVGLDLPDSIGELIVGGLMALQGARLLEFTSRFLQARAQKGSSDHGVKARGHGWLLTIALVEALNLAAVDSSGFCDPYVVFTCNGKSRTSSIKFQSADPQWNEIFEFDAMDDPPSKLDIEIFDFDGPFSEAESLGHAEINFVKSNISDLADVWLPLQGKLAQACQSKLHLRIFLDNTKGNNVVSDYLTKVEKEVGKKIKQRSPQTNSAFQKLFGLTAQEFLINDFTCHLKRRMPLQGRLFLSARIIGFHADLFGHKTKFFFLWEDIEDIQVVPPTLSSMGSPVVVITLKPGRGEDAKHGAKTQDAEGRLKFNFQTFVSFNVAYRTVMALWKARALTPEQKVQIVEEESEAKNSQTAEEENDAKMLQQEDSGSFSGIEDPVNQTLVYSSVIAVPTSFFMELFIGSELERKVMEKAGCVSYSQSPWEFDESDICQRHIYYKFDKSISRYSGDVTSTQQRSHLPENNNGWLIEEVMTLHGVPLGDYFSIQLKYQIEEIPSRSNGCNVQVFFGIAWLKSSRHQKRITKNILSSMQDRLKIIFSTVEKEFVSEQGVANA, from the exons ATGAAGCTCTTTGTGAGGGTTATTGAAGCTAGGAACATTCCGGGTATGGATCAAAATGGATTGAGTGATCCTTATGTGAAATTGCAGTTGGGAAAGCAAAGATTCAAAACTAAAGTGATTAAGAAGAGCTTAAACCCTTCTTGGTCACAGGAGTTCTGTTTTAAGGTTGAAGACCTTAAGGATGAGCTTATAATCTCAGTTCTTGATGAAGATAAGTTCTTCAATGATGATTGCATCGGTCAGATCAAATTCCCAGTCTCTCAGGTTTTCGATTCTATTGATAAGTCTCTAGGCACCGCTTGGCATCCGTTGCATCCCAAGAACAAGAAGTTAAAGAACAAGGATTGCG GTGAAATTCATCTCACAATTAATTTCCTGCAAAGTAATTGTTCTCTAGTGGATTCCCAACTGGAAGATGAACAATTATCTACCCCGCAAAAGTTTACTGAATCAGTGTCAGATTGTTCAGTGAGGTCATCTAATGGCTCTTTTAGGTCTACATCGCCTATGAAATTAGATGATTCAGTATCTTCAAAGGAAGACAAGTCACATTCACAAACATTTGCGGGTAAAATAGCTCAAATCTTCTCGAGAAGCACAGATAAGGATCTGGCATCTAGTTCCACTGGTAAAACCGACTTGCCAGACATTCAGGAAGACGCAGTCGGTGACAACGAGGTTGTTTCCGATGAACAGCCAAACCAATCATTTGACGAACTGATGAAAACATTAGAATCCAAAGACCAAGAAACAGAAACACCCAACAATTTGCCAGGGGGAGTAGTCCTGGACCAATTATATTCAATTTCATCGCCAGAACTGAATTCTAAAGTCTTTTCGCCGGATTCAACCATTTTAACTTCGTTAGCAGATCTTCAGGGTAATACGGATCTTCAAATAGGATCATGGAAATTCGAATCGGGTGGGGATAGCTTGAAAAGGGTTGTTACTTATACGAAAGCTGCCAACAGACTAATTAAGGCTACAAGAGCTAACGAAGAACATACATATGTTAAAGTCGATGGGAAAACTTTTGCGGTTTTAGCAAGTGTAAGTACTCCAGATGTTCCATACGGAGGAAACTTTAAAACGGAGCTTCTTTATCTCATTACACAAGGACCGGAGCTCCCATCTGGAGAACCATGTTCTCAGATGGTGATTTCATGGAGGGTTAATTTTCTTCAGAGTACTATGATGAAAGGTATGATTGAAGGTGGAGCTAAGCAAGGTATTAAGGAAAGTTTTGATCATTATGCGAATATATTGGCTCAGAATGTTAAGCCGGTTGAGATGAAGGATGTTGCTTCGAATAAGGAACAGGTTTTGGCTTCGTTGCAGACTGAGCAGGAATCAGACTGGACTTTGGCTGTTAAATTCTTCTCAAATTTCACTGTTCTATCTGCTATTGTTCTTGGAGTTTATGTTATGGTGCATATCTGGTTAGCTGCTCCTAGCACTATTCAGGGTCTAGAGTTTGTAGGATTAGATTTGCCTGATTCAATTGGAGAGCTTATTGTCGGTGGGCTAATGGCACTTCAAGGTGCTCGGTTGCTAGAGTTTACTTCCCGTTTCTTGCAAGCGAGAGCACAAAAGG GCAGCAGTGATCACGGGGTTAAAGCTCGAGGACATGGATGGCTGCTGACCATTGCCTTGGTTGAAGCCCTCAATTTGGCAGCTGTTGATTCAAGCGGCTTCTGTGATCCTTATGTGGTTTTTACCTGTAATGGTAAATCTAGAACTAGCTCCATTAAATTTCAGAGTGCCGATCCTCAATGGAATG AAATATTTGAATTCGATGCGATGGATGATCCTCCATCGAAGCTGGACATTGAGATTTTTGACTTTGATGGGCCTTTCAGTGAAGCTGAGTCTCTAGGGCATGCTGAGATAAATTTTGTGAAGAGTAATATATCGGATTTGGCTGATGTATGGCTCCCCCTTCAAGGAAAGTTAGCTCAGGCATGTCAGTCGAAGCTTCATTTGAGAATTTTCTTAGACAATACAAAGGGTAATAATGTTGTCTCGGACTATTTAACAAAGGTGGAAAAGGAAGTTGGTAAAAAG ATAAAACAGCGATCTCCTCAAACAAACTCTGCATTTCAGAAACTGTTTGGGCTTACTGCTCAAGAGTTTCTCATCAACGATTTTACTTGTCACTTGAAACGCAGAATGCCTCTTCAg GGGCGGCTGTTTCTGTCTGCAAGAATTATTGGGTTTCATGCAGATCTATTTGGACACAAAACAAAGTTCTTTTTCCTTTGGGAGGACATAGAAGATATCCAAGTTGTTCCTCCTACTTTGTCATCAATGGGAAGTCCAGTTGTCGTCATAACATTAAAGCCTGGAAGGGGCGAAGATGCAAAACACGGTGCAAAGACACAAGATGCAGAAGGAAGGCTGAAGTTTAATTTCCAAACTTTTGTATCTTTCAATGTTGCCTACAG GACGGTGATGGCACTTTGGAAAGCAAGAGCGTTGACTCCTGAGCAGAAGGTGCAAATAGTAGAGGAGGAATCTGAAGCTAAAAATTCTCAAACGGCTGAAGAAGAGAATGATGCTAAGATGCTCCAACAGGAAGATAGCGGCTCATTTTCAGGGATTGAGGATCCTGTGAACCAAACACTGGTTTATTCTTCTGTTATTGCTGTCCCC ACGAGTTTTTTCATGGAACTATTCATTGGGAGTGAATTGGAAAGGAAAGTGATGGAGAAAGCAGGTTGTGTTAGTTATTCACAAAGTCCTTGGGAGTTCGATGAGTCGGATATTTGTCAAAGGCACATCTATTACAAATTCGATAAGAGTATTTCACGTTATAGTGGAGACGTGACAAGCACACAGCAAAGATCTCATCTTCCCGAGAATAACAATGGCTGGCTGATAGAAGAAGTCATGACTCTACATGGGGTTCCTCTTGGCGATTACTTCAGC ATTCAACTAAAATATCAGATTGAAGAAATACCATCAAGATCCAATGGATGTAATGTCCAAGTGTTCTTTGGAATAGCATGGCTGAAAAGCTCTCGACACCAGAAAAGGATCACGAAGAACATTTTGTCTAGTATGCAAGACAGATTAAAGATCATTTTTAGTACAGTTGAGAAGGAGTTTGTTTCAGAACAAGGAGTAGCAAATGCATAA
- the LOC124920799 gene encoding BTB/POZ domain-containing protein At5g47800 isoform X1: MKYMKLGNRPDTFYTDEATRTLISDIPTDLVISIHNTTYLLHKLQHALLPKCELLLTNSNDVISMELHDIPGGEDSFELCAKFCYGIAIQLSARNVVSAFCAAKFLQMTDDQNNSSNLVQKLDLFFKSCILEGWKDSIVALQTTTDLPKWSERFGVVRSCMDSILDKILTPPSKVTWSFTYTRPGYEQKNHRSVPKDWWTEDLSDIDIDLFRCIITAIVKSTATTPFSSQLIGEALHVYLCRWLPLPINQNQTNHVAAESSNGQSEQRKIVEVISGLIPSEKGAVSFRFLMRLLSNVNSLRVSSATKAELIRKAGSQLESAAVDDLLLANHDIDTVRRVVESFLTQNWRKNNRSSVNHNMLIMKIGNLIDSYLQVIARDSRTTVSKFLSLASSLPDIARQDHDHLYKAINNYLKEHPEVKKEEKKRICRILDCTKLSPQVCSHAVRNERLPLRTVVQLLFFSGLDNINITSSTKTTNIPSQQEEEEEMVELDSITHDGCDQSKRKGIRNKEGLDHTSEMMSRNGTPRIQRR, encoded by the exons ATGAAATACATGAAACTGGGTAATCGCCCAGACACCTTCTACACAGACGAAGCTACCAG GACTCTCATCTCCGATATTCCAACCGATCTTGTCATATCAATTCATAACACAACCTATCTTCTTCACAAG CTGCAGCACGCACTTCTTCCCAAGTGTGAGCTCCTGTTAACCAACTCAAATGATGTCATTTCAATGGAGCTTCACGATATCCCTGGAGGAGAAGACTCTTTCGAGCTTTGCGCTAAGTTCTGCTATGGAATCGCCATTCAACTCAGTGCCCGAAATGTTGTCTCTGCATTTTGTGCTGCCAAGTTCTTACAAATGACTGATGATCAGAATAACAGCAGCAATTTAGTCCAAAAACTTGATCTTTTCTTCAAATCCTGCATTCTTGAAGGTTGGAAAGATTCCATCGTTGCTCTTCAAACCACAACGGATTTACCCAAATGGTCTGAACGTTTCGGGGTTGTTAGGAGTTGTATGGATTCGATTCTTGACAAGATTCTTACCCCACCATCAAAG GTGACATGGTCGTTTACATACACAAGACCAGGCTACGAACAAAAGAATCATCGGTCGGTTCCTAAAGATTGGTGGACAGAGGATTTATCCGACATAGACATTGACCTGTTCCGATGCATTATCACAGCCATCGTCAAATCAACGGCTACAACTCCATTTTCTTCTCAGCTGATTGGCGAAGCCTTACATGTCTATCTATGCCGTTGGTTACCACTACCcataaaccaaaatcaaaccaatcatgTAGCTGCAGAAAGCTCAAACGGGCAATCAGAACAGAGGAAAATCGTTGAGGTTATCTCTGGCCTTATTCCTTCTGAGAAAGGAGCTGTTTCCTTTAGATTCTTGATGAGGCTACTCAGTAATGTAAACAGTTTACGGGTTTCTTCAGCAACGAAAGCAGAGCTTATAAGAAAGGCGGGTTCTCAGCTTGAGTCCGCTGCGGTTGATGATCTATTGTTGGCTAATCACGACATTGATACAGTCAGAAGGGTGGTAGAGAGCTTCTTGACGCAAAATTGGAGAAAGAATAATCGATCTTCTGTTAATCACAACATGTTAATCATGAAGATAGGAAATCTTATTGATTCTTATCTTCAAGTAATTGCCAGAGATTCGAGAACTACTGTTTCCAAATTCTTATCTCTTGCTTCATCCTTGCCTGATATCGCTAGGCAAGATCACGATCATCTTTACAAAGCCATCAACAATTATCTCAAG GAGCATCCGGAAGtgaagaaggaagagaagaaaaggatttgcaggattttggactGCACAAAATTGTCGCCACAAGTGTGCAGCCATGCTGTGAGGAACGAGAGGCTTCCATTAAGAACAGTGGTTCAACTCCTCTTCTTTAGTGGACTAGACAACATCAATATCACTTCTTCAACAAAAACTACTAATATTCCATCTCAgcaggaggaggaagaggagatGGTGGAATTAGATTCAATTACACATGATGGCTGTGATCAGAGCAAGCGAAAGGGTATAAGGAACAAAGAAGGACTTGATCATACATCTGAGATGATGAGTAGAAATGGTACCCCAAGAATACAAAGGAGATAA